From Ptychodera flava strain L36383 chromosome 9, AS_Pfla_20210202, whole genome shotgun sequence:
GGTGGTTTTCAACTAGCGTTGGTCAATTACCGAAACACAATTTCTTAGCCCTACTAGGCTGTTTGAGTAGACGGGTTAGATACTACGTTCTTTGAGTCTACGGTTCTACATAAGtaatgcgggggggggggggcaaaagcAGGTTTATCAGAAAAGTTGAAAGCGGCGACTTCAAATTtcagagtgaaaaaaaaatcagaacagCAGAAACAGAATTCGAGGAAGCACGTTCAAGTTTCTGTTTGACTAATGCGATACCCAATATGAGGCAATATCTCCCAGTCTCACTTACTTTCACCATTACAAATTGTGATGACCAAGTTGCCACCTTTTCGGACGAAACCGTACATGGTGTTCACCGCCGCTCCCCATTTCTCGATGTAGTACAGGCTGTGGCCGGATAAAACCAGATGGAACCGGTCCGACGCTTCCTCGTCTTGGTACTGCTCCAGTGTTTTCACATGCCACTCGAAAGTCACCCCTGGATGGGTTTCTTGCAGCTTACTGGCCTTTTTCTTGAACAGCGCCACCGATTCTGGTGATGGCTCGATGACACACACATGGAGTTTAGGGTGTCTCTTCAGGATGTAGGGGAAGATATTGCTCTCTACGTCGCCTGGGAGAGGCAAACAGAAACCATGCAGGGTGAGACCGAGCTACATGTAACTACTATTCAGACATATTCTAAACcgttttttcaatatttttggtttGCATATCAATCACTTGTTCAACGGTGGCgctttgattacatcacaagGAAAAGCAGGCATGTCAGCGTTGACCTCCACAAGATCAAGACGAAGAGAATCAATGCTGCAGATTTTTGCTAATTATAGTGTTTGGACCACCAGAAAGTATTTGTTGAACGATCTCTGTACTGGTATGTATTCTGCGTCGACCCCACACTTGGTCTTATCAGTGGCTAATTCATAATACAAACTCTCAAATGTCCTTATTAACACTTGCTAATTACCTAATCTGTGGACCTTATCAGCGGATTTATTTGATAAGTAAACACCCATCGAACCAGTACGTGTATCAGCTATACACGCAC
This genomic window contains:
- the LOC139139921 gene encoding histamine N-methyltransferase-like isoform X3, which encodes MEVTTRVVGTGLPPCVNKHWGFSSLCSANDAMAAANLKSIYDDMDYYFETFEVFKKAVNLDYIMEQWHKQWPVIIDSIDFEPSGDEAFRMMTVGSGEGDVESNIFPYILKRHPKLHVCVIEPSPESVALFKKKASKLQETHPGVTFEWHVKTLEQYQDEEASDRFHLVLSGHSLYYIEKWGAAVNTMYGFVRKGGNLVITICNGESPAGRLLRN